The DNA window GTGTTTTGTAGCGCCTGTTCTGCAACAGCTACAGATTTTTGCAGCGCAGCCACAGTATTTTTACCTTCCTCAACTGCTTGTCTAAAAGCCACTACAGCCGGAGACAGCACATCAACCATTGTTTTGTCTTCTAGTTGGGCTTTACCACGTTGCAAAACTCCATCTAAACCAGCTTGCAACAATGCCAATAGTTCTTGAGTAGTTAGTTCTTGTTTACCAGCCGCGATAGTGCTGGCTTTTAAAAAAAATGTCCCGTATAAAGGGCCACTAGCACCCCCAACACTAGAAATTAAAGTCATACTCACAGTTTTCAAGATACTGCCAATATCTTGCTGAGTGACAGTTGGTAAATGACTGATCACCTTTTTAAAACCACGATCCATATTAATACCGTGGTCAGCATCACCAATTGCTGCGTCTAATT is part of the Aulosira sp. FACHB-615 genome and encodes:
- the dhaL gene encoding dihydroxyacetone kinase subunit DhaL; this translates as MVTQAQILQWLQIFGTEIEQNKEYLTELDAAIGDADHGINMDRGFKKVISHLPTVTQQDIGSILKTVSMTLISSVGGASGPLYGTFFLKASTIAAGKQELTTQELLALLQAGLDGVLQRGKAQLEDKTMVDVLSPAVVAFRQAVEEGKNTVAALQKSVAVAEQALQNTKPMLAKKGRASYLGERSIGHQDPGATSSYLMLRSLMVSLEDGE